A part of bacterium genomic DNA contains:
- a CDS encoding aldo/keto reductase yields the protein MSDLHEGFKAVNRRDFLRGAGVALGAAALGGAFPAHAWAADSELKVNGLPAVVLGRTGLKVTRVSFGGILVTEPSVLARVIDQGFNFIHTAPGYTNGRSMEAFGKVLKTRRKEVILALKERPENLDACLKVLNTDYVDVLVPPTHSVDAVADPSIPENFEKAKKAGKCGFMGFADHNDMTNILNKANELGYFDVALLGYSKSDDPAFLEATGKAAKKGMGLMAMKGLPKRASEQLNAEELGQVSARCAAMVNKENAHTVLASMGSFQAVDIYRDILSTKLGCLDSGAERRYWAAQEGAYCAMCGACSGVCPSGVEVSRVVRYRMYNNDYKLTDYARAQYAALDKCVDPAACASCGACEKVCTRSLPLRSMLAEAHAALS from the coding sequence ATGTCCGATCTGCACGAGGGTTTCAAAGCTGTCAACCGACGGGATTTCCTGCGCGGGGCCGGTGTGGCCCTGGGCGCGGCCGCCCTGGGCGGCGCCTTTCCGGCCCACGCCTGGGCGGCTGACTCCGAACTGAAAGTCAACGGCCTGCCCGCGGTGGTCCTCGGCCGGACCGGCCTCAAGGTGACCCGGGTCTCCTTCGGCGGCATCCTGGTCACCGAGCCCTCCGTACTCGCCCGCGTGATCGACCAGGGGTTCAATTTCATCCACACCGCCCCCGGCTACACCAACGGCCGCAGCATGGAGGCGTTCGGCAAGGTGCTCAAGACCCGCCGCAAGGAGGTGATCCTGGCCCTCAAGGAGCGCCCGGAAAATCTCGATGCCTGCCTGAAAGTGTTGAACACGGATTACGTGGATGTCCTCGTGCCGCCCACGCACAGTGTGGACGCCGTGGCCGACCCGTCGATCCCCGAGAATTTCGAGAAGGCCAAGAAAGCCGGCAAGTGCGGGTTCATGGGGTTCGCCGATCACAACGACATGACCAATATCCTGAACAAGGCCAATGAGTTGGGTTATTTCGACGTTGCCCTGCTGGGCTACTCCAAGAGCGACGACCCGGCCTTCCTTGAAGCCACCGGCAAGGCGGCGAAAAAGGGGATGGGGCTTATGGCCATGAAAGGCCTGCCCAAGCGCGCCTCCGAGCAGCTCAACGCCGAGGAACTGGGCCAGGTGAGCGCCCGTTGCGCGGCCATGGTGAACAAGGAGAACGCCCACACCGTGCTGGCCTCCATGGGCAGTTTCCAGGCCGTGGACATCTACCGCGACATCCTCTCGACCAAGCTCGGCTGCCTCGACTCCGGGGCCGAACGCCGTTACTGGGCCGCCCAGGAGGGCGCCTACTGCGCCATGTGCGGGGCCTGCTCCGGGGTTTGCCCCTCGGGGGTCGAGGTGAGCCGCGTGGTGCGCTACCGCATGTACAACAACGACTACAAGCTGACCGATTACGCCCGTGCGCAGTATGCCGCCCTGGACAAGTGTGTCGACCCGGCCGCCTGCGCAAGCTGTGGCGCCTGCGAGAAAGTCTGCACCCGGAGCCTTCCGCTGCGCAGCATGCTGGCCGAGGCGCACGCCGCGTTGAGCTGA
- a CDS encoding aldo/keto reductase — MRDRDDNVSGQDRSGLFDRRGFLRVTGAAALGAAAGLGLGFNPLRAAEEVTVNGLPGVVFGRTGIKITKISFGGILLNEPPVLVNAIESGINLVHTSPGYTNGRSIEAFGKVMKTHRKKVVLAVKVKPGEELDKALKTLNTDYADFIIPPMDSVEEISAPQLRADFEKAKKEGKCGHIGFACHTADPKIIDTMLSLKLHDLILMSYGETGNADFMAALGRARDAGIGILAMKGLPKRASSDPNAEERATAASLCHTMVTGQHAHAVLASMGSFQAVEMYREILETKLSYCNPGLEKTWRASLEGAYCAMCGACSGVCPNGVAFKDIVRFRMYERDYRLPEYARAKYAALGASCDASACAECGRCESVCSRKLPIRSMLKEAHASLA; from the coding sequence ATGCGCGACAGAGACGACAACGTTTCCGGGCAGGACAGATCGGGACTCTTTGACCGCCGCGGTTTCCTGCGGGTCACCGGTGCGGCGGCCCTGGGCGCGGCCGCCGGCCTGGGACTGGGTTTCAACCCTCTGCGCGCCGCCGAGGAGGTCACGGTCAACGGCCTGCCCGGCGTGGTGTTCGGCCGCACCGGGATCAAGATCACCAAGATCAGTTTCGGCGGCATCCTGCTCAATGAGCCGCCCGTGCTGGTCAACGCCATCGAGAGCGGGATCAACCTGGTCCACACCTCGCCCGGCTATACCAACGGCCGCAGCATCGAGGCGTTCGGCAAGGTGATGAAGACCCACCGCAAGAAAGTGGTCCTGGCGGTCAAGGTCAAGCCAGGCGAGGAGCTGGACAAGGCCCTCAAGACCCTCAACACCGACTACGCCGATTTCATCATCCCGCCCATGGACTCGGTCGAGGAGATCAGCGCCCCCCAGTTGCGCGCCGATTTCGAGAAAGCGAAAAAAGAGGGCAAGTGCGGCCATATCGGGTTCGCCTGCCACACCGCCGATCCGAAAATCATCGACACCATGCTCTCGCTCAAGCTGCACGACCTGATCCTGATGAGCTACGGCGAGACCGGCAACGCCGATTTCATGGCCGCCCTGGGACGGGCGCGGGACGCCGGGATAGGGATCCTGGCCATGAAAGGCCTGCCCAAGCGCGCCAGCAGCGACCCCAACGCCGAGGAGCGCGCCACCGCGGCCTCGCTCTGCCATACGATGGTCACCGGCCAGCACGCCCATGCCGTGCTCGCCTCCATGGGCAGTTTCCAGGCGGTCGAGATGTACCGCGAGATACTGGAGACAAAGCTCAGCTACTGCAACCCGGGCCTGGAGAAAACCTGGCGCGCCAGCCTCGAGGGCGCCTATTGCGCCATGTGCGGCGCCTGCAGCGGGGTCTGCCCCAACGGCGTGGCGTTCAAGGACATCGTGCGGTTCCGCATGTACGAGCGCGACTACAGGCTGCCCGAGTACGCCCGGGCCAAGTACGCCGCCCTGGGCGCCTCCTGCGATGCCAGCGCCTGCGCGGAATGCGGCCGCTGCGAGAGTGTCTGCTCCCGCAAGCTGCCGATCCGGTCGATGCTGAAAGAAGCCCACGCCAGCCTGGCCTGA
- a CDS encoding M28 family peptidase: protein MRTFSAAVLFSFLLAAAGCGSGREALGSAHLAFDGAKAFSLVQAQVAFGPRVPGTTAHRACADYCINAFQSAGATLDTDRWVHVSLAGDSLPLVNIRAAFNPEARDRILLCAHWDSRPVADHDPDPANHGTPIDGANDGASGVAVLLELARVFKDQPPPLGVDLVLFDGEDYGDFYADKDVLLGSRRFAGQNRAYRPAFGVLLDMVGDREAAFPFEGNSLSALPDVCRLVWDKAAELGYGKYFPRQEGTAVIDDHIPLLQAGIRCIDLIQMGLPYWHTLGDTPDKLSPASLEAVGRTLAAVIYDRRP, encoded by the coding sequence ATGAGGACTTTCAGCGCAGCCGTTCTTTTCAGCTTTCTTCTGGCAGCCGCAGGTTGCGGCTCCGGGCGCGAGGCCCTGGGCAGCGCGCACCTGGCGTTCGACGGGGCGAAAGCATTCAGCCTTGTCCAGGCCCAGGTGGCGTTCGGCCCGCGGGTGCCGGGCACAACGGCCCACCGCGCCTGCGCTGACTATTGTATCAATGCGTTCCAGTCAGCCGGCGCCACGCTGGACACCGACCGCTGGGTGCATGTAAGCCTGGCGGGCGACAGCCTGCCGCTGGTCAACATCCGCGCCGCGTTCAACCCGGAGGCCAGGGACCGTATCCTTCTCTGCGCCCACTGGGACAGCCGCCCGGTCGCGGACCACGACCCAGACCCGGCCAATCACGGGACGCCCATCGATGGGGCCAACGACGGGGCCAGCGGGGTGGCCGTGCTGCTGGAGCTGGCCCGCGTGTTCAAGGACCAGCCCCCGCCGCTGGGGGTGGACCTGGTGCTGTTCGACGGGGAGGATTACGGCGATTTCTACGCGGACAAGGATGTGCTCCTGGGTTCCCGTCGTTTTGCCGGGCAGAACCGCGCCTACCGCCCGGCGTTCGGGGTCCTGCTCGACATGGTCGGTGACCGCGAGGCCGCTTTCCCCTTCGAGGGCAACTCCCTGTCCGCCCTGCCGGATGTCTGCCGCCTGGTCTGGGACAAGGCCGCCGAGCTGGGTTACGGCAAGTATTTCCCGCGCCAGGAGGGCACCGCCGTGATCGATGACCACATCCCGTTGCTCCAGGCCGGCATCCGCTGCATCGACCTCATCCAGATGGGCCTGCCCTACTGGCACACCCTGGGCGACACCCCGGACAAGCTGAGCCCGGCCAGCCTCGAGGCCGTGGGCCGCACCCTGGCCGCGGTGATCTACGACCGCAGGCCATGA